A single region of the Buchnera aphidicola (Microlophium carnosum) genome encodes:
- a CDS encoding CTP synthase: protein MTKNYIFITGGVVSSLGKGIAAASLGAILKARNLKTTIIKLDPYINVDPGTISPIQHGEVFVTEDGSETDLDLGHYERFIHTKMTCLNNFTTGGVYSQVLKKERRGDYLGATIQVIPHITNAIKERIILCSKNSNIIIVEIGGTVGDIESLPFLEAIRQMAVDIGRKNVIYIHLTLVPYIATASEIKTKPTQHSVKQLLSIGIQPDILICRSEKTVPINERKKIALFCNVPVNAVISLKDVNSIYKIPKLLKNQKLDDYICKYFKLNVPEANLKEWEEVIYAEKNYNNSIIIGIIGKYVKLPDAYKSVIEALKHGGLKNKIKVNIQLINSQDIKNKNFTILKNLNGILIPGGFGDRGITGKLLSIQYARENNIPYFGICLGMQIAIIEFARNVVGIKEANSTEFDPECKYPIIDLIKNWNNISCKDSNQKENNMNLGGTMRLGSQLCELKINSLSRKLYNQEIITERHRHRYEVNNLLLKKIEHAGLQVTGRSKNNNVVEIIELSNHPWFLACQFHPEFTSTPRDGHPLFIDFVKSAGKQKKILYKIF, encoded by the coding sequence ATGACTAAAAATTATATTTTTATTACTGGTGGAGTCGTTTCATCTCTAGGAAAAGGTATTGCAGCTGCTTCATTAGGTGCGATACTCAAAGCGCGAAACCTAAAAACAACAATTATAAAACTAGATCCATATATCAATGTGGATCCTGGTACAATTAGTCCTATTCAACATGGGGAAGTATTTGTCACTGAAGATGGATCTGAAACAGATTTAGACTTAGGTCACTATGAACGTTTTATTCATACGAAGATGACATGTTTAAATAACTTTACTACAGGTGGGGTTTATTCTCAAGTTTTAAAGAAAGAAAGAAGAGGTGACTATTTAGGAGCTACTATTCAAGTCATACCTCATATTACTAATGCTATTAAAGAAAGAATTATTTTATGCTCAAAAAATAGTAATATTATTATTGTAGAAATAGGTGGAACTGTTGGCGATATTGAATCTCTTCCATTCCTAGAAGCAATTCGTCAAATGGCAGTTGATATTGGAAGAAAAAATGTTATATATATACATTTAACATTAGTACCTTATATTGCTACAGCCAGTGAAATAAAAACAAAACCTACACAACATTCGGTTAAACAGTTACTTTCAATAGGAATACAACCAGATATTTTAATTTGTCGTTCCGAAAAAACTGTACCTATTAATGAAAGAAAAAAAATTGCATTATTTTGCAACGTACCAGTGAATGCTGTTATATCTCTCAAAGATGTTAATTCAATATATAAAATACCAAAATTATTGAAAAATCAAAAATTAGATGATTATATTTGTAAATATTTCAAACTAAATGTTCCTGAGGCTAATTTAAAAGAATGGGAAGAAGTAATTTACGCAGAAAAAAATTATAATAATAGTATTATAATTGGAATTATTGGAAAATATGTTAAATTGCCTGATGCATATAAATCAGTCATAGAAGCTCTTAAACACGGAGGTTTAAAAAATAAAATAAAAGTTAATATACAATTAATTAATTCTCAAGATATAAAAAATAAAAACTTTACAATTCTAAAAAATCTTAATGGTATTTTAATCCCTGGAGGTTTTGGTGACCGAGGCATCACAGGAAAATTATTATCTATACAATACGCACGAGAAAATAATATTCCATATTTTGGAATATGTTTAGGTATGCAAATAGCAATTATAGAATTTGCACGAAATGTTGTTGGAATTAAAGAAGCCAACTCAACAGAGTTTGATCCTGAATGTAAGTACCCTATTATTGATTTAATAAAAAACTGGAATAATATTTCATGTAAAGATTCTAATCAAAAAGAAAATAACATGAACTTAGGTGGAACTATGAGATTAGGTAGTCAACTTTGTGAATTAAAAATAAATAGTTTATCTCGAAAATTATATAATCAAGAAATTATCACAGAAAGACATAGACATAGATATGAAGTGAATAATCTTCTATTAAAAAAAATAGAACATGCAGGATTACAGGTAACAGGACGTTCTAAAAATAATAATGTAGTAGAAATTATAGAACTATCTAATCATCCATGGTTTTTAGCATGTCAATTTCATCCTGAGTTTACTTCTACACCACGTGATGGACATCCATTATTTATAGATTTTGTAAAATCAGCAGGAAAACAAAAAAAAATTTTATATAAAATATTTTAA
- the glnS gene encoding glutamine--tRNA ligase codes for MNTKIKNNNFICQIINEDFNKNKDLSFYTRFPPEPNGYLHIGHAKSICLNFELARLYKGHCNLRFDDTNPTKENIKYINSIKYDINWLGYQWNGNIRYSSEYFSILYKYAQELIKQGLAYVDQLTKEQIREYRGTLNTPGKNSPYRDRTIQENMELFKRMKKGEFPEGKACLRAKIDMNSSCIIMRDPVLYRIIFTKHHQTQKKWCIYPMYDFAHCLSDSIEGITHSLCTLEFQDNKSLYNWILKHTSVVHYPKQYEFSRLNLEFSILSKRKIKILIDKNIIKRWDDPRIPTLSGLRRKGYTPSSIKKFCEKIGVTKQNNLIEFSMLEHCIRKELNETAIRTMAVLEPIKIFLYNLSQDHKEELIVPNHPNNPEMGNHKIIFTNTIYIERSDFKEKYDKKYKRLKLGETIRLRHAYIIKAEKIEKDEYNNIINIICYCDLDTLGKKPKNNKNPPVIHWISEKNAFPVEFRLYNRLFNIKNPEHEKNFLLYINLESFKKKYGFIEKTIGEKIQKKINCNNIKLFFQFERIGYFCIDNIDSKKDNLVFNRTVSLRDVWNVKKSI; via the coding sequence ATGAATACTAAAATAAAAAATAATAATTTTATTTGTCAAATTATTAATGAAGACTTTAATAAAAATAAAGATTTATCTTTTTACACTCGTTTTCCACCAGAACCAAATGGATATCTGCATATTGGTCATGCAAAATCAATATGTTTAAATTTTGAACTAGCACGTTTATACAAAGGACATTGTAATCTTCGATTTGATGATACTAACCCAACAAAAGAAAATATTAAATATATTAATTCGATCAAATATGATATTAATTGGTTAGGTTATCAATGGAATGGGAACATTCGTTATTCTTCTGAATATTTTTCAATACTATATAAATATGCACAAGAATTAATTAAACAAGGTTTAGCCTATGTAGACCAACTAACAAAAGAACAAATACGTGAATATAGAGGAACTTTAAATACTCCAGGTAAAAATAGTCCATATAGGGATAGAACAATTCAAGAAAATATGGAACTTTTTAAAAGAATGAAAAAAGGAGAATTTCCTGAAGGAAAAGCATGTTTACGTGCTAAAATAGATATGAATTCTTCTTGTATTATTATGCGTGATCCCGTGTTATATCGAATTATTTTTACTAAACATCACCAGACTCAAAAAAAATGGTGCATATATCCTATGTATGATTTTGCTCATTGTCTTTCTGATTCTATTGAAGGAATTACTCATTCATTATGTACATTAGAATTTCAAGATAACAAATCTTTATATAACTGGATTTTGAAACATACTAGTGTTGTACACTATCCTAAACAATATGAGTTTTCTCGACTTAATCTAGAATTTTCTATTTTATCTAAAAGAAAAATTAAAATACTTATTGATAAAAATATTATAAAACGATGGGATGATCCTAGAATACCTACGCTTTCCGGTTTAAGAAGAAAAGGATATACACCATCTTCTATTAAGAAATTTTGTGAAAAAATTGGTGTTACTAAACAAAATAATCTAATAGAATTCTCCATGTTAGAACATTGTATTCGGAAAGAATTAAATGAAACTGCTATACGTACTATGGCTGTATTAGAACCAATTAAAATATTTTTGTATAATTTATCTCAAGATCACAAAGAAGAATTAATAGTTCCTAATCATCCTAACAATCCTGAAATGGGTAATCATAAAATTATTTTTACTAATACGATATATATTGAACGTTCAGATTTTAAAGAAAAATATGATAAAAAATATAAAAGATTAAAACTTGGAGAAACAATACGTCTAAGACATGCTTATATAATTAAAGCAGAAAAAATAGAAAAAGACGAATACAATAATATTATTAATATAATCTGTTATTGTGATTTAGACACTCTAGGGAAAAAACCAAAAAATAATAAAAATCCCCCGGTTATACACTGGATTTCAGAAAAAAACGCGTTTCCGGTAGAGTTCAGATTATACAATAGATTATTTAACATAAAAAACCCAGAACACGAAAAAAATTTTCTATTATATATCAATTTAGAATCTTTTAAAAAAAAATACGGTTTTATAGAAAAAACAATAGGAGAAAAAATACAAAAAAAAATTAATTGTAATAATATAAAATTATTTTTTCAATTTGAAAGAATTGGTTATTTTTGTATAGATAATATAGATTCTAAAAAAGATAATTTAGTATTTAATCGTACTGTTAGCTTACGTGATGTATGGAATGTTAAAAAATCAATATAA